In one Gammaproteobacteria bacterium genomic region, the following are encoded:
- a CDS encoding homoserine kinase, which yields MSVYTTVEPAQLEQFLTRYELGKLQNFSAITTGITNTNYYLDTEAGCFVLTLYEHHSDDELTYMLGLQQHLVNRSLHCSSPVADRRGALFSTLNQRPAAIINRLDGEVRPQPESVHCAIIGAEMARFHLVGQDYPGKRTNPRGIDWIIAVTDMLDTSLNDADLRLIKTTLHATSEFDPGSLPRGSIHADLFRDNVLFRENELGGILDFDYACSDSFVFDIAVLLNDWCIDNRGLLVAERISATLEAYQQHRRLEAAEIDSLPYMLCVAALRFWLSRLYDKAFPLSGELTFTKDPETFREMLVLRRLHQPEIKALLTSLQTPC from the coding sequence ATGTCTGTTTACACCACCGTCGAACCAGCACAACTTGAGCAGTTTCTAACCCGCTACGAGTTAGGGAAACTGCAAAATTTTTCCGCGATTACGACCGGCATTACCAATACCAACTACTACCTCGATACCGAGGCCGGGTGTTTCGTACTCACCCTCTACGAACATCATAGCGATGACGAGCTCACCTACATGCTGGGATTACAGCAGCACCTGGTGAATCGCTCGTTGCACTGCTCCAGTCCTGTCGCAGACCGGCGCGGTGCCCTGTTCTCGACGCTGAACCAGCGGCCAGCGGCAATCATTAATCGGCTCGATGGAGAAGTGCGACCCCAACCAGAATCCGTCCACTGTGCCATCATCGGCGCCGAGATGGCTCGCTTTCACCTGGTGGGACAGGACTACCCGGGTAAGCGCACGAATCCGCGCGGTATCGACTGGATAATAGCCGTAACCGACATGCTCGATACCAGTCTTAACGATGCCGATCTGCGACTCATCAAAACGACCCTGCATGCCACCAGCGAGTTTGATCCTGGCAGCCTGCCCCGGGGTTCGATACACGCTGACCTGTTTCGCGACAATGTATTATTCAGGGAAAATGAACTTGGTGGCATTCTCGATTTCGATTATGCCTGCAGCGACAGCTTCGTATTTGATATTGCAGTGTTGTTGAACGACTGGTGTATCGATAACCGCGGGCTGCTGGTTGCTGAAAGGATCAGCGCGACGCTAGAGGCATACCAGCAGCATCGCCGTCTCGAGGCCGCCGAAATCGACAGCCTGCCATATATGCTATGTGTCGCTGCATTGCGCTTCTGGCTGTCCCGGCTCTACGACAAGGCTTTTCCGCTGAGCGGCGAACTGACCTTCACCAAAGACCCCGAAACATTTCGCGAAATGCTGGTATTGCGCCGCTTGCATCAACCCGAGATAAAGGCGCTGCTGACTTCTCTTCAGACACCATGCTAG
- the mnmE gene encoding tRNA uridine-5-carboxymethylaminomethyl(34) synthesis GTPase MnmE, with the protein MPSHETIAAIATPPGTGGIGILRLSGSRALAIGEAISNSKLKPGVIQFRQFFDPEGLVLDHGLCLYFRAPNSFSGEDCVEIQAHGGPIVLDMLLERLCELGARLAHAGEFSERAFLNGKLDLTQAEAIADLIMSGSRAATRAAMRSLEGRFSQQVHALVEEIINLRAYIEATLDFAEEEIDFLDNSDTSQRLEDCSRHLQQLLEQAEHGRTLQEGLSVTLAGLPNAGKSSLLNYLAGYEAAIVTEIEGTTRDVLREHISLKGIPLKITDTAGLREPENPVEREGVRRAWETIAQADVIIYLVDSSKGLTPADRKNIKALASDNLQLVYNKIDLVDADLPREPEALYISTLDGSGMELLIAHITGHAADFNQDSQVFMARRRHVDALLRAQNCLQRAEQTFKTTRSGELMAEDLRQAQQSLNEITGEFSSDDLLGKIFSTFCIGK; encoded by the coding sequence ATGCCATCGCATGAGACCATCGCCGCAATTGCAACACCCCCGGGAACGGGTGGTATCGGCATTTTGCGGCTATCCGGAAGCAGGGCGCTTGCCATCGGCGAGGCCATCAGCAATAGCAAGCTAAAGCCTGGCGTTATCCAGTTTCGACAGTTTTTTGATCCAGAGGGGCTGGTGCTTGATCATGGACTGTGTCTGTATTTCAGGGCGCCCAACAGTTTTAGCGGCGAAGATTGTGTCGAAATCCAGGCCCATGGCGGGCCGATCGTGCTCGACATGCTGCTGGAAAGGCTCTGTGAGCTTGGCGCCCGCCTGGCGCACGCGGGGGAGTTCTCCGAGCGTGCGTTTCTCAATGGCAAGCTTGATTTAACCCAGGCCGAGGCGATTGCCGATTTGATAATGTCGGGCAGCCGCGCGGCGACACGAGCGGCGATGCGCTCCCTCGAAGGCAGGTTCTCTCAGCAGGTCCACGCTCTGGTCGAAGAAATCATCAATCTCCGGGCCTATATCGAAGCGACGCTGGATTTTGCCGAGGAAGAAATCGATTTTTTGGACAATAGCGATACCAGCCAACGGCTCGAGGACTGCAGCCGCCATTTACAACAGCTGCTCGAGCAGGCCGAGCACGGCAGAACCTTGCAGGAGGGATTGAGCGTCACACTGGCCGGGCTTCCGAACGCCGGTAAATCGAGCCTGTTAAATTATCTCGCCGGATACGAGGCAGCGATTGTCACCGAAATTGAAGGTACCACGCGTGATGTGCTGCGTGAACATATATCGTTGAAGGGCATTCCACTCAAGATTACCGACACAGCGGGGCTGCGTGAACCCGAGAATCCGGTAGAGCGTGAAGGTGTGCGGCGCGCCTGGGAAACCATCGCACAGGCGGATGTAATCATCTATCTTGTTGATTCCAGCAAGGGATTAACCCCGGCAGACCGGAAAAATATTAAGGCGCTGGCGAGCGATAACCTGCAACTGGTATACAACAAAATCGACCTGGTAGATGCAGACCTGCCACGCGAGCCGGAAGCACTTTATATCTCAACCCTTGATGGCAGCGGCATGGAGTTGCTGATAGCGCATATAACCGGCCACGCTGCCGATTTCAACCAGGATAGCCAGGTCTTCATGGCGAGGCGGCGCCACGTCGACGCATTGTTGCGGGCGCAAAATTGCCTACAGCGGGCTGAGCAAACCTTTAAAACAACGCGCTCGGGAGAACTAATGGCCGAGGATTTGCGCCAAGCACAACAATCTTTAAATGAAATTACCGGCGAATTTAGCAGTGACGACCTGCTGGGCAAGATTTTCTCGACTTTCTGTATCGGGAAATAG
- the yidC gene encoding membrane protein insertase YidC, whose protein sequence is MDNSRLFLFAALVFVGMLMWQQWQIDYGPKPDAGSEVESIGEGPVAEQGAPIDDLPDQAAPITPGTDTTTETLPTASPEQQLVTVDTDVIRALIDKQGGVVRSLKLKKYPTSLEQPDDWLELVHSATNSVHIVQSGLRNKEEKAPTHYSVYQVEQSAYELADGQDELVVSMRWNQDDVEVVKSYHFRRGDYLIDVKHRVENRSQQEWQGSEYRQIQRSPPLETSRLLYTYTGSVYYNEETKYEKVDFDDMEDSQLKLESDGGWIAMIQHYFLSSWIPGQDERNLIYTIANTKRNPSTYTIGLRSANRVIPAGGNTEFVSQLFVGPKIVNRLEEIAPGLDLTVDYGVLTFLSKPLYWLLAWYHGFVGNWGVAIILLTLTVKALFYKLSETSYRSMAKMRKVSPRLKTLKERYGDDRQKMNQAMMELYKTEKINPMGGCLPILVQIPVFIALYWALLESVDLRQAPFIFWIKDLSVMDPFYVLPLVMGISMVIQQRLNPPPPDPIQAKIMMALPFVFTVFFAFFPAGLVLYWVINNVLSIAQQWVITKRIEAGAK, encoded by the coding sequence ATGGATAATTCGCGTCTTTTCCTGTTTGCTGCCCTGGTCTTCGTCGGTATGTTGATGTGGCAGCAGTGGCAGATTGATTATGGGCCGAAGCCGGATGCCGGCAGCGAAGTGGAATCGATTGGCGAAGGCCCGGTTGCAGAGCAGGGTGCTCCTATCGATGATCTGCCAGATCAGGCGGCGCCGATTACCCCGGGCACCGATACCACGACAGAAACATTGCCCACCGCGAGTCCTGAGCAGCAATTGGTAACGGTCGACACCGACGTGATTCGAGCGCTGATCGATAAGCAGGGCGGCGTGGTGCGATCACTTAAACTCAAGAAATATCCGACCTCGCTAGAGCAACCCGACGACTGGCTGGAACTGGTCCATAGTGCAACAAACTCGGTCCATATTGTGCAAAGCGGACTGCGCAACAAGGAAGAAAAAGCGCCCACGCATTACAGCGTTTACCAGGTTGAGCAAAGCGCTTACGAACTTGCCGATGGTCAGGATGAGCTGGTCGTGTCGATGCGCTGGAATCAGGACGACGTCGAGGTAGTCAAGAGCTATCATTTCAGGCGCGGTGATTACCTTATTGATGTAAAGCACCGGGTTGAGAATCGGTCACAGCAGGAATGGCAGGGCAGTGAATACCGCCAGATTCAGCGCTCACCACCGCTGGAAACGTCACGACTGCTTTATACCTATACCGGATCGGTGTATTACAACGAAGAAACCAAGTACGAAAAAGTAGATTTCGATGACATGGAAGATAGCCAGCTGAAGCTGGAATCTGATGGCGGATGGATTGCCATGATACAGCACTATTTTCTCTCGTCCTGGATCCCGGGACAGGACGAGAGAAACCTCATTTACACGATTGCCAACACGAAACGAAATCCGTCAACCTATACGATCGGGCTGCGCTCCGCGAACCGGGTGATCCCGGCCGGTGGCAACACGGAGTTCGTCAGCCAGTTATTCGTTGGTCCCAAGATCGTTAACCGGCTAGAAGAGATTGCTCCCGGCCTCGACCTCACGGTCGATTACGGTGTGCTTACCTTTCTCTCCAAACCCCTTTACTGGCTGCTGGCCTGGTACCACGGTTTCGTCGGTAACTGGGGTGTTGCAATCATACTGTTGACCCTCACGGTCAAGGCTCTGTTCTACAAGCTATCGGAAACCAGTTACCGGTCGATGGCAAAAATGCGCAAGGTCAGTCCGCGCCTCAAGACGCTCAAGGAACGTTATGGTGACGATCGCCAGAAGATGAACCAGGCGATGATGGAGCTGTATAAAACCGAAAAGATTAATCCAATGGGCGGCTGCCTGCCGATACTGGTGCAGATTCCGGTTTTTATCGCGCTTTACTGGGCGCTGCTGGAAAGCGTCGACCTGCGCCAGGCTCCATTTATCTTCTGGATCAAGGATCTGTCGGTAATGGATCCGTTTTATGTTCTACCGCTAGTGATGGGAATCAGCATGGTAATCCAGCAGCGGTTAAATCCGCCGCCACCGGACCCGATTCAGGCCAAGATAATGATGGCACTGCCATTCGTATTCACCGTTTTCTTTGCCTTTTTCCCCGCCGGGCTCGTGCTGTACTGGGTTATCAATAACGTGCTGTCGATTGCGCAACAGTGGGTTATTACCAAACGCATCGAAGCCGGTGCCAAGTAA
- the yidD gene encoding membrane protein insertion efficiency factor YidD — MQKILLVLIHAYRYLLSPLFGNHCRFTPSCSRYGVEAIEAHGALKGLWLTIKRVASCHPWHQGGYDPVPGSCNEHKHG, encoded by the coding sequence ATGCAAAAGATCCTGCTAGTACTCATTCATGCCTATCGCTACCTGTTGAGTCCGCTGTTCGGCAACCATTGCCGATTTACCCCTTCCTGTTCCCGCTACGGTGTCGAAGCGATTGAAGCGCATGGTGCACTGAAAGGGCTGTGGCTGACGATTAAGCGTGTTGCCAGCTGTCACCCCTGGCACCAGGGAGGCTACGATCCGGTACCGGGCTCCTGCAATGAGCACAAGCATGGATAA
- the rpmH gene encoding 50S ribosomal protein L34: MKRTFQPSKLKRARTHGFRARMQTRGGRDVIRARRAKGRARLTP, encoded by the coding sequence ATGAAACGTACATTTCAACCCAGTAAACTTAAGCGCGCCAGAACGCATGGCTTTCGTGCACGTATGCAAACTCGTGGTGGGCGTGATGTAATCCGGGCGCGGCGAGCGAAAGGCAGAGCACGTCTCACTCCGTAA
- the dnaA gene encoding chromosomal replication initiator protein DnaA, whose product MNSIWQQCISCLEGEISEQQLNTWILPLQVEQELNTLKLLAPNRFVMDWVRKHFLDRIRELVTSLDDSKSISVSLMIGSHARPVESETVAPAPPPRTYRSSGLNESQKFKNFVEGKSNQLARAASIQISSNPGSEYNPLYIYGGVGLGKTHLMHAIGNQIRENNPEANILYVNCERFVSDMVKALQHSRMNDFKNSYRSLDALLIDDIQFLADKNRSQEEFFHTFNSLYEARAQMVITCDRFPKEIEGLEDRIQSRLGWGLAVDIKPPDLETRVAILISKAEQAAADVPDDVAFFIAERFKSNIRELEGALKRVVAHARFSSEPITQDFARQALRELLAVQDKPITIDNIQKLVAEYFKIRVADLLSSRRNRSITRPRQIAMALAKTLTRHSLPEIGSAFGGRDHTTVLHACRKIEELRGEDRRIDEDVEILARMLSN is encoded by the coding sequence TTGAATTCTATTTGGCAACAGTGTATTTCCTGCCTCGAAGGCGAAATCAGCGAGCAACAACTCAATACCTGGATTTTGCCACTGCAGGTAGAGCAGGAACTTAACACGCTGAAGTTGCTGGCCCCGAATCGTTTTGTCATGGACTGGGTCCGCAAACATTTTCTTGATCGAATTCGCGAACTCGTAACCAGCCTCGATGACAGCAAATCGATCTCGGTCAGCCTGATGATTGGTTCCCATGCCAGGCCAGTAGAATCCGAAACGGTTGCGCCCGCACCGCCTCCCCGAACCTATCGCTCCTCGGGTCTTAACGAGTCGCAAAAGTTCAAGAACTTTGTCGAAGGAAAATCGAACCAGCTGGCGCGGGCGGCATCGATACAGATCAGCAGTAATCCGGGATCGGAATACAATCCGTTATACATATATGGCGGTGTTGGTCTTGGCAAGACGCATTTGATGCACGCGATCGGTAACCAGATTCGCGAAAACAATCCGGAAGCCAATATTTTGTATGTGAATTGTGAACGTTTCGTTTCTGACATGGTGAAAGCCCTGCAGCATAGCCGCATGAATGATTTCAAAAATTCGTACCGTAGTCTCGATGCCCTGCTCATCGACGATATCCAGTTTCTCGCAGACAAGAACCGCTCGCAGGAAGAGTTTTTTCACACCTTCAATTCACTCTACGAGGCACGAGCCCAGATGGTCATCACCTGTGACCGCTTTCCAAAGGAAATAGAAGGACTCGAAGATCGTATTCAATCCCGTTTAGGATGGGGGCTTGCGGTTGATATAAAGCCACCTGATCTCGAGACCCGCGTAGCTATTCTGATCAGTAAAGCCGAGCAAGCCGCAGCCGATGTACCTGATGACGTGGCTTTTTTCATTGCCGAACGATTCAAATCGAATATTCGGGAGCTCGAGGGAGCTTTGAAACGGGTCGTGGCACATGCGCGCTTTAGCAGCGAACCAATCACCCAGGACTTTGCTCGCCAGGCGCTAAGAGAATTGTTGGCGGTACAGGATAAGCCCATTACCATTGATAACATCCAGAAACTGGTCGCGGAGTATTTCAAAATCCGGGTAGCTGATTTATTGTCGAGTCGGCGCAACCGCTCGATCACCCGGCCGCGTCAAATTGCAATGGCGCTTGCAAAAACGTTGACGCGACACAGCCTACCCGAGATAGGGAGTGCCTTTGGCGGTCGAGATCATACGACGGTGTTGCATGCCTGTCGAAAGATAGAAGAATTGCGTGGCGAAGACCGACGCATCGACGAAGATGTTGAGATCCTGGCGCGGATGCTGAGCAATTAA